In Marinobacter antarcticus, one genomic interval encodes:
- a CDS encoding sodium-dependent transporter: protein MTQFNSASGDDSGASRGLWSSRFAFILAATGSAVGLGNIWKFPYITGENGGGAFVLVYLLCIAVIGVPIMMAEIYVGRSGRHNPIGSMRLVAERNLSSPAWRISAVIGMIAAFAILSFYSVIGGWAASYIGHAAMGDFTDGTAESIGKLFSGLLASPKQLLAWHTVFMVLVILVVSRGLKGGLERAVTILMPALFVLLLIAVGYATTTGHFGEAVSFLFTPNFKALSINGVLIALGHAFFTLSLGMAIMMAYGSYLGRDVAVGRTAVSIALMDTVVALLAGLAIFPIVFANGLEASAGPGLIFQTLPLAFGNMPMGGLFGALFFILLLFAAWTSGISLLEPVVEWAEENTNMERAGSAIVVGVLCWLLGIASILSLNVWADFAPLDMFARFEGKTIFDLLDFFTANILLPLSGLLTAIFVGWFVAKESLKADLDLSNGTFTLWLNFLRFVTPVAVVIVFVYNLLA, encoded by the coding sequence ATGACTCAGTTCAATTCGGCTTCGGGTGACGATTCCGGAGCTTCTCGCGGCCTCTGGTCTTCCCGGTTTGCGTTTATTCTTGCCGCCACGGGTTCTGCCGTTGGTCTCGGTAACATATGGAAATTTCCTTACATTACAGGTGAGAACGGGGGCGGCGCCTTCGTTCTGGTTTATCTCCTGTGTATTGCTGTTATCGGCGTTCCCATCATGATGGCAGAAATATACGTGGGTCGCAGCGGCCGCCATAACCCGATTGGCAGTATGCGTCTGGTTGCCGAGCGTAACCTCAGTTCGCCGGCATGGCGTATTTCTGCCGTTATCGGGATGATCGCTGCCTTTGCGATTTTATCCTTCTATTCCGTTATTGGTGGTTGGGCTGCTTCTTACATTGGCCATGCGGCCATGGGTGATTTCACCGACGGCACTGCGGAATCCATCGGCAAGCTTTTCAGCGGTTTGCTGGCCAGCCCCAAGCAGCTGCTTGCATGGCATACCGTTTTCATGGTGTTGGTGATTCTGGTTGTATCCCGTGGTCTGAAGGGCGGTCTGGAGCGCGCAGTGACCATTCTGATGCCGGCGCTTTTCGTTCTGCTGCTTATTGCTGTGGGCTACGCCACCACAACAGGCCACTTTGGTGAGGCGGTAAGTTTCCTGTTCACACCGAACTTTAAGGCACTGTCCATTAACGGTGTGCTGATTGCTCTGGGCCACGCATTTTTCACACTCAGTCTGGGTATGGCCATTATGATGGCCTATGGCTCTTACCTGGGGCGTGATGTAGCCGTTGGGCGCACAGCAGTCAGCATAGCACTGATGGATACGGTTGTTGCGCTGTTGGCGGGCCTGGCGATTTTTCCCATAGTGTTCGCTAATGGCCTTGAGGCCAGCGCAGGCCCGGGACTGATCTTCCAGACTCTGCCTCTGGCGTTCGGAAATATGCCCATGGGCGGCCTGTTTGGCGCCCTGTTCTTCATATTGTTGCTGTTTGCCGCCTGGACCTCGGGTATCTCCCTGCTGGAGCCTGTGGTTGAGTGGGCGGAAGAAAACACCAACATGGAGCGCGCAGGCAGTGCCATTGTTGTCGGCGTGCTTTGCTGGCTTCTGGGTATTGCGTCTATCCTGTCGCTGAACGTCTGGGCAGATTTTGCACCCCTCGATATGTTCGCGCGCTTTGAAGGCAAGACGATTTTCGATCTGCTGGACTTTTTTACGGCCAACATCCTGTTGCCGTTGTCGGGTTTGCTGACGGCGATCTTTGTAGGTTGGTTTGTTGCCAAAGAATCCCTGAAAGCGGATCTGGATCTGAGCAATGGCACGTTCACCTTGTGGCTGAACTTTTTGCGTTTTGTCACGCCGGTGGCGGTTGTGATCGTGTTTGTTTATAACCTGCTAGCGTAA
- a CDS encoding methyl-accepting chemotaxis protein yields the protein MRTNLPVTQREVKMRKGGRLITTTDLKGVITYCNEEFAEISGFPEDGLVGQAHNIIRHPDMPQAVFRDMWKYLNAGKAWMGVVKNRAKSGDHYWVSAYVTPIRENGQVVGYESVRVEPTREDVARAEKLYARIAADKPALNPGSRILSVMKSGWPLILSLVLSLVALEFENNWMAAGLIVIAHLLGALLLRKSLNERLKRLIETRPGAFHDPVVARTYSDESGIFSQLALLLISEDARIRTALARIDDQAELLYEQARASYNYISSGAEAIGRQRAETDQTASAITEMTASIQEVTQSMLGNAREAGEADRLALIGSERSSEALVAIEQLVTRVNGIGQAIGRLGESTKSIGEAASLISGIAEQTNLLALNAAIEAARAGEQGRGFAVVADEVRSLASRTRESTVRIQEVTDDFRLQVDLAVQATRDGEADAGQGLVKVREAESSLRDIVTSIKTISDSFISMSAAFEEQNQVSEEINCQIVSIAELADLSEGQASSAKQSSDSLSVMSSGLKDLVSRFLRKTD from the coding sequence ATGCGCACAAATTTACCCGTAACCCAGCGTGAAGTTAAAATGCGCAAGGGCGGCAGGCTGATAACCACCACCGATCTCAAAGGCGTTATCACTTACTGCAATGAAGAATTCGCAGAGATCAGTGGTTTTCCTGAAGATGGATTGGTTGGACAGGCCCATAACATCATCCGCCACCCCGATATGCCGCAGGCGGTATTCAGGGACATGTGGAAGTACCTCAATGCAGGCAAAGCCTGGATGGGCGTGGTCAAAAACCGGGCAAAGAGCGGTGATCACTACTGGGTGAGTGCCTATGTCACTCCCATTCGGGAAAACGGCCAGGTGGTTGGCTATGAGTCCGTTCGTGTAGAGCCAACCCGGGAAGACGTAGCCAGGGCTGAAAAGCTCTATGCGCGCATCGCGGCTGATAAGCCAGCCCTGAACCCCGGGAGCCGTATCCTGTCGGTGATGAAATCCGGATGGCCCCTGATTCTGTCGCTGGTTCTGAGTCTTGTTGCGCTTGAGTTTGAGAACAACTGGATGGCTGCCGGGCTGATTGTAATCGCCCATTTGTTGGGTGCATTGCTGTTGCGGAAGTCGTTGAATGAGCGACTGAAGCGTCTTATCGAAACCCGCCCGGGCGCTTTCCATGACCCGGTTGTAGCTCGCACTTATAGTGATGAGTCCGGAATTTTCTCGCAACTTGCGCTGCTACTGATCAGTGAAGACGCACGGATTCGCACGGCGCTTGCCCGCATAGATGACCAGGCAGAGCTGCTTTATGAGCAGGCCCGTGCTTCTTACAACTATATCAGCAGTGGTGCGGAAGCCATAGGTCGTCAGCGTGCTGAAACTGACCAGACGGCGTCGGCGATCACGGAGATGACGGCATCCATTCAGGAAGTGACACAGTCCATGCTGGGCAATGCCCGGGAAGCCGGGGAGGCAGACCGCCTTGCACTAATTGGCAGCGAGCGCAGTTCAGAGGCTCTGGTTGCAATCGAACAGCTGGTTACTCGTGTGAATGGGATTGGCCAGGCTATAGGCAGGCTGGGTGAATCCACCAAAAGCATTGGTGAGGCGGCTAGCCTGATTTCCGGGATTGCAGAACAGACAAACTTGCTGGCCCTGAATGCGGCAATTGAAGCTGCCCGCGCAGGTGAGCAGGGCCGTGGGTTTGCCGTCGTCGCCGACGAGGTGCGTTCGCTGGCAAGCCGTACCCGGGAATCCACGGTGCGTATTCAGGAGGTCACTGACGACTTCCGCCTGCAGGTGGATTTGGCAGTTCAGGCCACGCGGGACGGGGAGGCGGATGCTGGTCAGGGTCTGGTGAAAGTGCGTGAAGCCGAGAGCTCTCTGCGGGATATCGTAACGTCCATCAAGACAATTTCTGACAGTTTCATCAGCATGTCGGCGGCGTTTGAGGAACAGAATCAGGTGTCTGAGGAAATCAATTGCCAGATTGTCAGTATCGCTGAACTGGCAGACCTCAGCGAAGGTCAGGCATCTTCTGCCAAACAGAGCAGTGATAGCCTGAGCGTCATGTCCAGTGGTCTCAAAGATCTGGTTTCGCGCTTTCTCAGGAAAACCGATTAA
- a CDS encoding carboxylate/amino acid/amine transporter — protein sequence MGLLVFVTVLWAFSFSLIGEFLAGQVDSYFAVLSRVLLATLIFLPFTRWRGVPGRLRLGVLATGMLQFGITYLCLYRSFSYLTVPEVLLFTIFTPLYVTLIDDALSRRFSPVALVAAAIATFGAGIIRYDGLSEDFITGFLLLQVANFTFAAGQVGYKHVMQRYPVDIPAYRTFGYFFIGALIIALPSFMVFGNAERLPTTALQWGILAWLGLAASGLGLFLWNRGACRVDAGTLAIMNNVLVPAGLLVNLLIWNRDADLLRLAVGGVVIAFSLWVNARLHPRARLAGAL from the coding sequence ATGGGACTCCTGGTTTTCGTAACGGTCCTCTGGGCTTTTTCATTCAGCCTGATTGGTGAGTTTCTCGCCGGCCAGGTAGACAGCTATTTTGCAGTGCTCAGTCGAGTGTTACTGGCGACGTTGATTTTTTTACCGTTTACTCGTTGGCGCGGAGTGCCTGGACGGCTCCGGTTGGGTGTTTTGGCGACCGGTATGTTGCAATTCGGTATCACCTACCTATGCCTTTACCGATCGTTCAGCTATCTGACGGTACCGGAAGTGCTGCTGTTCACCATATTCACGCCGCTTTACGTAACCCTGATTGACGATGCCCTGTCCCGCCGGTTTTCACCGGTTGCCCTGGTTGCGGCCGCAATAGCGACATTTGGTGCCGGCATAATCCGCTATGACGGCCTGAGTGAGGATTTCATCACCGGCTTTCTGTTGCTGCAGGTTGCGAACTTCACCTTTGCAGCGGGACAGGTGGGCTACAAGCATGTTATGCAGCGCTATCCGGTTGATATTCCGGCATACCGCACCTTCGGCTATTTCTTTATCGGTGCGCTGATTATCGCGTTGCCCTCGTTCATGGTGTTCGGCAACGCTGAACGCCTCCCCACAACCGCTCTGCAATGGGGCATTCTGGCGTGGCTGGGGCTGGCGGCTTCCGGCCTCGGTCTGTTCCTGTGGAACCGCGGTGCCTGCCGGGTGGATGCAGGTACACTTGCCATCATGAATAACGTATTGGTGCCGGCCGGATTGCTGGTAAACCTGCTGATCTGGAATCGGGATGCAGATCTGTTAAGGCTTGCCGTAGGTGGCGTCGTTATAGCGTTTTCACTCTGGGTGAACGCCCGCCTTCACCCCCGTGCCCGGCTGGCCGGGGCTTTGTAA
- a CDS encoding MATE family efflux transporter: MDETHQPLPEVRKPLFSRTLIEWKTLAILGGPILIAQIAQMANGVIDTVMAGHASAEDLAGVGIGSSLWMPLFLFFMGMLGALQPIISGYNGARTREKIMPATWQGIYIAGAGSIIMILLLTNVHPVLEGLKLEANTARITQGYLNAFAWGIPALLLMTALRGLTDGLGHTRVIMAFSVLSTLINLPLNYMFIYGKLGLPAMGGIGCGWATSVSNGVAAIALLVYLSRSRLYKQFHLIADWTKPNAALIRYVLSIGMPIGFTIFVEASMFSVIALFLAPLGPVVVAGHQIALNVVSLLFMLPLSIGMALTLRVSFLIGAGAPDTARLISRSSLILAAATALAFAILLFVFSQGISALYTSDADVQAVTVRLLVFAAIFQVADVIQVTCISALRGYKDTGIPMLIMLFSFWGVGLPLGYALTFTDLLAPAMGAAGFWVGLTGGLASASVLLGWRLFRYRPKTS; encoded by the coding sequence ATGGATGAAACCCACCAGCCACTGCCGGAAGTACGTAAGCCTCTCTTCTCACGGACACTGATCGAATGGAAGACTCTGGCGATACTTGGCGGGCCGATTCTGATTGCCCAGATAGCCCAGATGGCCAACGGCGTTATCGACACGGTAATGGCCGGCCACGCGAGCGCTGAAGATCTGGCCGGTGTGGGTATCGGCAGCAGCCTCTGGATGCCTTTATTTTTGTTCTTTATGGGTATGCTTGGGGCACTGCAACCGATTATTTCCGGTTATAACGGCGCACGCACGCGGGAAAAAATAATGCCGGCGACCTGGCAGGGCATATACATCGCCGGTGCTGGCTCAATCATCATGATTCTGTTGCTCACCAACGTACATCCGGTTCTGGAAGGACTGAAACTCGAAGCCAATACCGCACGCATCACCCAGGGCTACCTGAACGCTTTTGCCTGGGGCATTCCAGCTCTCCTTCTGATGACTGCACTCCGTGGCCTGACCGACGGTTTGGGACACACCCGTGTCATTATGGCGTTCTCGGTACTGAGCACGCTGATCAACCTGCCGCTCAATTATATGTTCATTTACGGCAAGCTCGGGCTGCCTGCCATGGGCGGCATCGGCTGTGGCTGGGCAACCTCTGTTTCTAACGGGGTCGCCGCCATTGCGCTGCTGGTCTATCTGAGCCGAAGCCGGCTCTACAAACAATTCCATCTGATTGCAGATTGGACAAAACCTAATGCAGCCCTGATTCGCTATGTTCTCAGTATTGGCATGCCCATCGGGTTCACTATTTTTGTGGAAGCCAGCATGTTCTCGGTGATCGCGCTGTTTCTTGCGCCTCTCGGTCCTGTTGTAGTGGCCGGGCATCAGATTGCATTGAACGTGGTGTCCCTGCTGTTCATGCTGCCGCTAAGCATCGGTATGGCTCTTACACTGAGAGTCAGCTTTCTTATCGGAGCGGGAGCGCCGGATACAGCCCGTTTGATTTCCCGCAGCTCACTGATTCTTGCCGCCGCCACAGCGCTGGCGTTCGCCATTCTCCTGTTTGTTTTCTCACAGGGTATCTCAGCGCTCTACACCAGCGATGCCGATGTTCAGGCGGTTACCGTAAGATTGTTGGTGTTTGCGGCTATTTTCCAGGTGGCGGATGTCATCCAGGTTACCTGCATCAGCGCGCTGAGAGGCTACAAAGATACTGGCATCCCCATGCTGATCATGTTGTTCTCATTCTGGGGTGTGGGGTTACCGCTGGGCTATGCTCTGACGTTTACCGATCTGCTTGCTCCCGCTATGGGCGCTGCAGGGTTCTGGGTGGGACTGACCGGAGGTTTGGCATCCGCCAGTGTATTACTGGGATGGAGGCTGTTCCGCTATCGCCCGAAAACCAGCTAG
- a CDS encoding GGDEF domain-containing protein, which translates to MLKRLRTDFRLSIITLLGASALLGITPFAIMRFLQGNFVAGSIDTSILLSICGVMAYAWITGDTRRSGMVLAVIACSGAVAVAAVVGEVGLFWLYPCLVTAFFLVSPRIATFLNLVSIAAMTALGDVFQSDVQMWTFTATALVVSATAFAFAHRTDNQRERLEHLATIDPLTGVKNRRSMDEELNLAGAHAERSGLSYALVMLDIDHFKKVNDEYGHGVGDVVLVDLVTLIQQSTRKSDQLFRYGGEEFVLLLPGVDGAGLTAVMNNLQHIMRKKMRHPGGAISASFGVALLGPGESIESWLERADTALYEAKETGRDRVVFSDNMSAADADVSVGSPELAG; encoded by the coding sequence ATGCTGAAGCGTCTCAGAACAGATTTTCGATTATCGATTATTACTCTTTTGGGTGCCAGTGCGTTACTGGGAATTACCCCGTTTGCGATCATGCGTTTTTTGCAGGGTAATTTTGTCGCCGGATCCATAGATACCTCTATTCTGCTGAGTATCTGTGGCGTAATGGCTTATGCCTGGATAACCGGCGATACGCGTCGTAGCGGGATGGTGCTCGCCGTCATCGCCTGCTCTGGGGCAGTCGCGGTAGCTGCGGTGGTTGGGGAGGTAGGTTTGTTCTGGCTTTATCCCTGCCTTGTGACCGCTTTCTTTCTGGTTAGCCCCCGCATTGCCACCTTTCTCAATCTTGTGTCGATTGCTGCCATGACGGCCCTGGGCGATGTTTTTCAATCCGATGTGCAGATGTGGACGTTCACAGCAACCGCTCTGGTGGTCAGCGCAACGGCCTTTGCGTTTGCTCATCGAACCGACAATCAGCGCGAGCGCCTGGAGCATTTGGCGACTATTGATCCTCTGACTGGCGTGAAAAACCGCCGATCCATGGACGAGGAGCTCAATCTGGCGGGAGCCCATGCTGAGCGTAGCGGTTTGTCTTATGCCCTGGTGATGCTGGATATTGATCACTTCAAGAAGGTCAACGATGAGTACGGTCATGGAGTGGGAGACGTCGTTCTTGTTGATCTGGTGACGCTGATTCAGCAAAGTACGCGTAAATCAGATCAGCTTTTCCGCTACGGTGGCGAGGAGTTTGTACTCTTGTTGCCCGGGGTTGATGGAGCGGGCCTGACAGCGGTAATGAATAACCTTCAGCATATTATGCGGAAAAAGATGAGGCACCCGGGAGGTGCAATCAGCGCATCGTTCGGAGTAGCGCTGCTCGGACCTGGCGAAAGCATAGAGAGCTGGCTGGAGCGGGCGGATACGGCTCTTTACGAGGCGAAGGAGACCGGTCGTGACCGGGTCGTATTTTCGGATAACATGTCAGCGGCTGACGCGGACGTGTCTGTTGGCAGCCCCGAGCTAGCCGGCTAG
- a CDS encoding HD-GYP domain-containing protein produces the protein MSELVRIAPGALTIGRPLPWDVYDADGNVLLCQGFVIQTDSQLDQLFERGLFKPRVIEVPQEDDEASGDEAECNPFARYPDYLQALEKALAAIAAGEPDARKHLQDLAHALEQACIKAPDSSLALIHLYSVGPTIHEQIIFYAILCQLIARQFGLDEQRIPILTEAALSANLALVPVADKLNAFNKVLSTEQRSVIRKHPQRSIRALKAVGIDNDLLFTIIAQHHEQGDGSGYPDGLSGADIRPEAEILALAERYVAMITKRAYRKRMNVTAARKLIANLADGNFRPALPKALLQILGEYPPGTLVRLENNEVCVITGRPVRARGPFVQVVFDSSGNSCDTRQERDTSVPEFNIQALEEPDIMPSMSFSRIWGFPD, from the coding sequence TTGAGTGAACTCGTTCGAATAGCTCCCGGCGCATTAACCATAGGCCGCCCGCTGCCATGGGACGTGTATGACGCCGACGGCAACGTACTTCTATGTCAGGGCTTTGTGATACAGACCGATTCACAGCTCGATCAGCTTTTTGAGCGTGGCCTTTTCAAACCACGGGTTATTGAGGTGCCTCAGGAAGACGACGAGGCGTCCGGGGATGAAGCGGAATGTAACCCGTTCGCCCGTTACCCGGATTATCTTCAGGCGCTTGAAAAAGCTCTGGCGGCGATCGCCGCTGGTGAGCCAGACGCCCGCAAACACCTTCAGGATCTGGCGCACGCTCTGGAGCAGGCTTGTATCAAAGCGCCGGATTCCAGCTTGGCACTCATTCACCTATACTCCGTCGGGCCTACCATCCACGAACAGATCATTTTTTACGCCATACTCTGCCAGCTGATCGCCCGACAATTCGGGCTCGATGAGCAGCGTATCCCGATACTGACAGAAGCCGCTCTAAGTGCAAATCTCGCCCTGGTGCCAGTTGCAGACAAGCTCAACGCATTCAACAAAGTGCTGAGCACCGAACAGCGAAGCGTTATACGCAAGCACCCGCAACGGAGTATCCGCGCCCTGAAAGCTGTGGGTATCGATAACGACCTGTTGTTTACCATCATTGCGCAGCACCACGAGCAGGGAGACGGCAGCGGTTATCCGGATGGCCTGAGCGGTGCAGACATCCGGCCCGAAGCGGAAATCCTCGCACTCGCCGAGCGCTACGTCGCCATGATCACAAAACGCGCTTATCGCAAGCGGATGAACGTAACAGCCGCACGCAAACTGATAGCCAACCTGGCAGATGGCAACTTCCGGCCAGCCCTTCCCAAAGCCCTGCTCCAGATTCTGGGCGAATACCCGCCAGGAACCTTGGTGCGATTGGAAAACAACGAAGTTTGCGTTATAACCGGCAGGCCAGTGCGCGCCCGCGGGCCTTTTGTGCAGGTTGTCTTCGATTCTTCGGGCAACAGCTGCGACACCCGCCAGGAACGTGATACCAGCGTGCCAGAGTTCAATATCCAGGCACTGGAAGAGCCGGACATCATGCCATCCATGAGTTTCAGCCGGATCTGGGGCTTCCCGGACTGA
- the fghA gene encoding S-formylglutathione hydrolase: MELLSTNVSFDGEHRRYRHTSATLECTMEFAVYLPPIAVGPDPQKVPALWWLSGLTCNDQNFMQKAGAQKKAAELGMAIICPDTSPRGVNLPGEDDSYDFGSGAGFYINATQQPWAPHYRMHDYVVKELSQLVESELALTGKRSISGHSMGGHGALICALRNPGRYVSVSAFAPIAHPTKCPWGEKAFKGYLGDNPAGWEEWDATLLIPEADERLPLLIDQGTADDFLESQLNPEALVEACVQHSHPINLRMRSGYDHSYFFIASFIDDHLNHHAAALGLS; encoded by the coding sequence ATGGAACTCTTATCCACCAACGTCAGTTTTGACGGGGAGCACCGCCGCTATCGCCACACATCAGCCACGCTTGAGTGCACGATGGAATTTGCAGTGTACCTGCCTCCGATTGCGGTAGGGCCGGATCCGCAAAAAGTACCGGCGCTCTGGTGGTTGTCCGGGCTGACCTGCAATGATCAGAACTTCATGCAGAAGGCTGGTGCCCAGAAAAAGGCAGCGGAGCTGGGCATGGCGATTATTTGCCCGGATACTAGCCCTCGCGGCGTTAACCTGCCGGGTGAAGATGACAGCTATGATTTCGGAAGTGGAGCAGGGTTTTACATCAATGCCACGCAGCAGCCTTGGGCGCCTCACTACCGCATGCACGACTACGTGGTGAAGGAGCTTTCACAGCTGGTTGAAAGTGAGCTAGCGCTTACCGGAAAACGCAGTATCAGCGGGCACTCAATGGGTGGCCATGGCGCACTGATATGCGCACTCCGCAATCCGGGCCGCTATGTCTCCGTTTCGGCATTTGCTCCCATTGCTCACCCCACCAAATGCCCATGGGGAGAGAAGGCATTCAAGGGTTATCTTGGTGACAACCCGGCAGGCTGGGAAGAATGGGATGCCACACTGCTGATCCCGGAAGCAGATGAACGACTGCCTCTGCTGATAGACCAGGGTACGGCGGATGATTTCCTTGAAAGCCAGCTCAATCCTGAAGCGCTGGTGGAGGCTTGCGTGCAACACAGTCATCCCATCAACCTGCGTATGCGCAGTGGCTACGACCACAGCTACTTTTTTATCGCTTCGTTTATTGATGATCACTTGAACCACCATGCCGCGGCTTTGGGCCTGAGCTGA
- a CDS encoding CBS domain-containing protein, protein MCALRVSDVMSNHIEPVRCGTPLTEVVKALLENHISGLPVVDANRHLLGFVSEQDCIHALLVSNYHCEGDPVVDDVMFREPLSISPGTAIVDLAQKLGSGKPKVYPVVEHGKLIGIVTRTAVLAELARMGCGIELSKHRGADD, encoded by the coding sequence ATGTGTGCGCTCAGAGTTTCCGATGTCATGTCCAATCATATTGAGCCTGTCCGGTGCGGGACGCCGCTGACCGAAGTGGTCAAGGCGCTGCTGGAGAATCATATTTCCGGGCTGCCGGTGGTCGATGCGAACCGGCATTTGCTTGGTTTTGTTTCTGAACAGGATTGTATCCACGCGCTGCTGGTGAGCAATTATCACTGTGAGGGTGATCCGGTTGTGGACGATGTCATGTTTCGTGAGCCTTTGTCGATTTCACCCGGCACTGCGATTGTCGACCTTGCCCAGAAGCTCGGCTCTGGCAAGCCGAAAGTGTATCCTGTAGTGGAACATGGAAAACTCATCGGCATCGTCACGCGCACGGCTGTGCTGGCCGAATTGGCCCGCATGGGTTGCGGGATTGAGCTTTCGAAGCACAGGGGCGCCGACGACTGA
- a CDS encoding alanine/glycine:cation symporter family protein, with the protein MEAIENMLGAINGLVWGPPMLVLILGVGLFLSLGLKLMPILKLGAGFRLMWNGRSATGAESDGEIPPFQALMTALSATVGTGNIAGVATAVFLGGPGALFWMWLTALVGMATKFSEAVLAVRFREVDERGSYVGGPMYYIRNGLGKKWAWLGVLFAIFAAIAGFGIGNTVQANSVADVMETTFGLPHWISGIILMVLVGMVLIGGIRRIGQVASALVPLMALSYLIAGLVVLAINYADIPAAFALIFEHAFSPIAAEGGFAGAAVWAAIRFGVARGVFSNEAGLGSAPIAHAAAQTKNPINQGLVAMLGTFIDTIIICTITGLVIITSGAWTSGESGAALTSMAFAQALPGVGDYVVAIALAVFAFTTLLGWSFYGERSIEFLFGVKAIVPYRVAWILAIPIGATVNLGLVWLVADTLNAMMALPNLIALLLLSPVVFRLTKEHFEQEKAVGL; encoded by the coding sequence GTGGAAGCGATTGAAAACATGCTTGGTGCAATCAACGGGCTGGTCTGGGGGCCTCCCATGCTGGTGCTTATTCTTGGTGTGGGGCTGTTTTTAAGTCTCGGCCTGAAGCTGATGCCCATTCTCAAGCTCGGCGCCGGCTTTCGACTGATGTGGAATGGCCGCAGCGCCACGGGTGCTGAATCGGATGGTGAAATCCCCCCGTTTCAGGCGCTGATGACCGCCCTTTCGGCAACCGTAGGGACAGGGAACATTGCAGGTGTTGCGACGGCGGTTTTCCTCGGCGGGCCGGGCGCCCTGTTCTGGATGTGGCTGACGGCCCTGGTGGGCATGGCCACCAAGTTCTCCGAAGCGGTACTCGCGGTGCGCTTCCGTGAAGTAGATGAGCGTGGCTCCTATGTCGGCGGGCCCATGTATTACATTCGTAACGGTCTTGGCAAAAAATGGGCCTGGCTGGGCGTACTGTTTGCCATTTTCGCAGCCATCGCCGGGTTTGGCATCGGCAATACTGTGCAAGCCAACTCGGTCGCAGACGTAATGGAGACAACATTCGGTCTGCCACACTGGATCAGCGGCATTATTCTGATGGTACTGGTGGGCATGGTTCTGATTGGCGGTATCCGCCGCATCGGGCAGGTAGCCAGCGCGCTCGTTCCTCTTATGGCGCTGTCGTATCTGATTGCGGGCCTGGTTGTCCTGGCCATTAATTACGCCGACATCCCTGCCGCATTTGCCCTGATCTTCGAGCATGCCTTCAGCCCCATCGCTGCAGAAGGCGGCTTTGCCGGTGCAGCAGTCTGGGCTGCTATCCGTTTTGGTGTTGCCCGAGGCGTCTTTTCCAACGAGGCCGGCTTGGGCTCTGCACCTATCGCCCACGCTGCTGCACAAACCAAGAACCCGATTAATCAAGGTCTGGTGGCCATGCTGGGCACCTTTATCGACACCATCATCATCTGTACGATCACCGGTCTGGTCATCATCACCTCTGGTGCATGGACATCCGGCGAATCTGGCGCGGCACTCACTTCAATGGCTTTCGCTCAGGCACTCCCGGGCGTTGGTGATTATGTGGTGGCCATTGCTCTGGCTGTTTTTGCCTTTACCACCTTGCTTGGCTGGTCGTTCTACGGTGAGCGTAGCATCGAGTTTCTGTTCGGGGTGAAAGCCATAGTGCCTTACAGGGTCGCCTGGATCCTTGCTATCCCCATTGGGGCAACAGTAAACCTGGGCCTGGTCTGGCTGGTAGCCGACACTTTGAACGCCATGATGGCTCTGCCGAATCTGATCGCCCTTCTGTTGCTCAGCCCTGTGGTGTTCAGGCTGACCAAAGAGCATTTTGAGCAAGAAAAGGCCGTGGGGCTGTGA
- a CDS encoding peroxiredoxin — protein MSLRLGDTAPDFEQDSSEGRISFHKWLGNGWGVLFSHPADFTPVCTTELGLTAKLKDQFAQRNVKAIALSVDPVDSHHEWIKDINETQGCAVNFPIIADHDGKVAELYDMIHPNADSTLTVRSLFVIDPNKKVRLMITYPASTGRNFNEVLRVIDSLQLTDEHKVATPGNWERGGDVVIVPSLQDEEEIKKRFPKGYKKVKSYLRMTPDPTANWSGD, from the coding sequence ATGAGTTTACGTCTAGGCGATACCGCACCGGATTTTGAACAGGACTCCAGTGAAGGCAGGATTTCCTTCCACAAATGGTTAGGCAATGGGTGGGGCGTGCTGTTCTCTCACCCAGCAGACTTTACGCCAGTGTGCACAACTGAGCTTGGCCTGACTGCAAAGCTAAAAGACCAGTTTGCCCAGCGCAACGTTAAAGCCATCGCGTTGAGCGTAGATCCCGTTGACTCCCACCATGAGTGGATCAAGGACATCAACGAAACCCAGGGCTGCGCGGTGAATTTCCCGATCATTGCCGACCACGACGGCAAGGTCGCTGAGCTGTACGACATGATTCACCCCAACGCAGACAGCACGCTCACCGTGCGTTCGCTGTTCGTGATCGATCCGAACAAAAAAGTTCGCCTGATGATCACTTACCCGGCCAGCACCGGCCGTAACTTCAACGAAGTTCTGCGGGTGATCGATTCTCTACAGCTGACCGACGAACACAAAGTCGCCACCCCGGGCAACTGGGAACGCGGCGGAGACGTGGTGATCGTGCCCTCGCTTCAGGATGAGGAAGAAATCAAGAAGCGCTTCCCGAAGGGCTACAAGAAGGTGAAGTCCTACCTGCGGATGACACCGGACCCGACAGCCAACTGGAGCGGTGACTGA